The genomic window tttgtaactaATATATACAggttacaataattattatgcggtcgaatctttattaaattaaatcttctttAAATAATGGCAAATAAAGGTAATCATATTTTTCCTAAACTAAATGTATATATGCACATTTTTCCTGGACATAAAATCCTATTGCCATTGGGTATCTGGAGAAAAAGAAGACTCCAGAACGTAATGAATGATGTTTATTTCCCCTTACTACCTAAAGAAAAATGTGACATTCTTTGAGGCAGAATTGTGGGTTCACAATGAGTAATATACGTCAACATCCTTCTCTCTAATCACAGCTATCAAAAGTGTACTTTCAAGAATATAAGAATTAATGTAGTCATGAAAGAGATGAGGCTGAATAGAGTACACAAAATATTCGACGAGGTTCATGGAAACACGAAAATGCTATACCGATGTTATAATTATGTATGCTTGACTACTTTTATTATGGAAAAATctacttttatcaaaatataattagttttattaaatataatcaagaaaaaaggtTTATACAGGATATCAGcaagaaaatcaaagattatACAACTGGATCCTTCGAATGAAAGGCCAAGGAAGGACACTAGCTCCGTGCTCATGGattatatgtttgtaaattaCCATGAAAATCTCTATTCAAAGAAGGTTTAGGGAAAAAAGTGATGGAGCAAGAAGGCTGGAGGAGATGacaagtgtaaaaaaaataataaataagatattaaattgAGGGTGCATACAATGATGATCATCACTAtctatcattgatatattttgctCATCTGGGGCTGTatgataataaaagtaataatataataataacaagcgctttttgcaagttttgttgttgttaagtAAAAAggatatatgtaattattaaaaatgaaaatcgtgttaatttttttagatgtaatAATCCTCTTTTTCCATCAAAAGAGCTATGTAACACACAAAGTATgtagtataattaataataaatatgttatggGAGAGACCGCCATCCTGAAAGTGGAACTTctcttttaaaatactaaatcaTGGTCAATTCTAAAAGTATGTGAATACAAAtggaatcaaattatatatcacagtaattaaatacttatttatacgtgattataattttataagaaatatgatACAAAGCTTAGTTAAAAATTTAGgatctaaatattaaatgcaaTGGAACTGGATGTTGAACAATGTTGTTGTTGTTCCAGAATTGCATTAGATGTTGAATGAGCGAAGGTTTCAGTTTCTTCAGTTTTCTATACAATGAAATACATAGAATGTGTGATCCtcaatttaaatagttttagcAAGCATGTTgtccattcaaaaataatagttgcAAGATCCTTTACTTCGTTTGAAGGTATCCCAGAAGCTCCTTCCTAAACTCTTCTTGAGCTTTTTCATCTTCTAAAGTGCGAGTGGAACGGAGACCATGGACGATATCACGCGTTTTactgaaataaatttcatttaaggtatttcttattttgttctCCATGTCTTCCACCATTCTACCAATGTTTGCTATGTGTGGGGAGGATTCGCTGACAGGGAAGTCGTGCTCCACCTGCCTGGTTAAAGAACCTCCTAGATTCATGGTACCCGAGCCTGAACGATGGGTTTGGAGCCAAAGCATGGAGGTTGAAGTGAGTTTGTAGTGAGCAGTTCTCCCTGAGGATTTTTCGCCAACTTCAACGACATGGATGGAGTCCCAACATCCCTTTATCTTTTTGGAGCCATCCCCCGCTTTTTTGATTAGAATAACACCTGCGAAACCATTTTCCAGATCCCAAAGGTACACAGAGGAAACGCCTCCCTCAAAGTACATCTCCCTATACAGGTCAAAGGCGGCATTCGCCTCTATTTCTAACTTTCGTAGTCGCTCTGATGGAATAGCCCCATCTTCAAGGGGAGGGTCGTAGGTGTTGGTCCAAGGGGACCGATAAGAGTCACCATCTCGATTGTAATCACACAGCAGATAATCCTTTCCCACTTTTTTGTCTCGAGCGATTTTGAGAGGCTGATCCACAGAGGACAGCAAATCCTCACACAAATTAGGGACCAAATCGATGAGATCCGACAAATTCTTTTCTATTTTCTGTGGAGGGAGTCGGCGCATAAGATCCAAGGCGCAGTCCAGTTGCTGATCCGTCATAGTTTCGTATAAAATATCCGATATACAACAGAGGTTTCCTTCACACAGAGAGAATCTATgatgtaataataatacaacTGAAGGAAGCCCGGATTTTTGTCAAACAACTCCCTTTTAGTCATCAACGGAACTTTTAGACTCAACAAAACCTTTctatttcttatcaaaaattatattattcaattctctgattatgaattatgatattaaGCACGCAATGCTTCAATATATATCTGCTTgcttatttgtatttatgtatgtatatgtcaGCAGTTTTTACTTACCTTTTGCAAAGACCTACTTAGTTTGATATTCAACGTTTatcctttaatattatataaaatatgatcatcATTGTTTGTTGCAAACTTTTaagaaatacttattatttggttcaaaaaaatattaaatgaattttatttgtctcattaaaaatttttaactcATCTGAAATACAAGTCCTAAAagaacccaattttttttaataatcttaaagtcatattttgatTACACTTTTGAATCTTAGGATGTTAATAAAGAGACTCACTTAATCATAATGTTTCgtttttaatttgactttattcattaattgaaTAGTTAATATTTCAACAATGATACACGAACATgccttaaaaaattgaaattatattttttgttatacctTAAAAATATGTATCGCTTCATGTacctctattattatttttttgaatagaattCTTTTTATGACCAAAGTTAAAATATGCTTCATTAATTTGagataaaaattgtttgtatctGATTATCAGATTTAATCATATCctagaaatatagaaaataagtaatgtAATTGTCATTTGGAAGAATCCTTGATAAAGAATTAAGAATAACCTCCTTACTtaacatatgaaataaataagaagaaccttggatatcatattatttcaataacaataatatctaagcaagagagaagaagaaggatCAAACTACATTATGGGGTGAAAAGGGAATACACAAAATGATTTATGATTTAATCACTATTTTGGGAAAATAGTTTCTGTAATAAACTTTAGTCATAATGGTGATACACAAATTAAATCAATGACTTCTAATACAATAATGATGAAGAAGtctatttaagaaatttttttagcaGAGCATCCAGATATATAGATCTGCGTTCTATCATAGttccatttaattaattaattttctgtgtatGACATTCGGATTTTCTTTAAGTTCAGGGATATCATCCCTTTAGAATAGCTTCTATGACTCACTTAGTGGGGttatctcctttaatggaagtatAATTCATTGTGCAGATGTACTTTAACATCCAAATCCACATCAGTCACTCTACATCTTGTATGGAAGCATTGTATATTTAGTGTTTCGAGAATTAAAGGCGGTAATTAAAGACTAGCACTTCTTTATTTCAGTTCCAAATAAAACTGAGAGATACAATGTCTCAAAGGAGATCAACTTGTGTAGCGGAACACTACACTACTCCCCTCCCTGTTCAAAACTGCAaaccataattattttctaaaacaaataaataaaaaattgcactaaataattatacttaaaagacGTAcacaataattaaaagtaaataaattaaatagcgACGTATGCAGTTTTTAGTCGATTAATTGACTGCATTGTAGGGTTCCCTTGTATATCCAGAACGAAATAGTCTTCATGCTTTTCCAGAATTGTGAAGGCTCCTTCATACGGAGTATGAAGGTCCCCCTAATAGGAGGGTTCATGATAAAGGCCTTTTCTGCAACGTGTAACTTTAGTTCCCCTGATGAGACTCCTCGCCCAAAGGCCGAGTGATTAGCTTTGATATCATGATTAACTAATTTTTCCCTTCCAAATACGTCGGGCAGAGAAGTAGAACGAATATCCTCACCATACACCACCTGTGTGGCAGTAACTCCAGAGTCACATCGAAGAGTTTTCCTCAAGTCCCATAATACCCTATGTAGAGGCATGATCTAATTTTCGTCATTTTCAGAAAGCTGAGATCTTCATGCCTCTTTGGGCGTCCTATATGCCCTTTCGATCAATCCATTTTCATCCAGTGGTACACTTTCCTACTCCTGAATTGTCGATAATTCCTCCCAATCTACCACGTcgattataatattgtttagtcTAGAAAGGAAATCTGCTGGAACATTATCTTTACTACTTATGTGCTGTAATTTAGCACCATATTCAGAAATTCCAGCTAAATATCGATAACTTTATTTGACCAAGTAGGATTCTTAGATTTAATAGCGTTACTAATGGCCGATGGTCCGTAAACACAGTAATCACGCATCCTTCAATGAATATTCTAAAATGTCAAAGGTTCTCTCTAACCCCAAACAGCTCCCTTTTGAAGGTCGAATATCGAGTATGGGTTCATTTAAAGCCTTACTAAAGAATCTTAATGGGATGAAATCGCCTCGATCATCTTGCTGGTCCAGCACTCCGCCAATTTCTTCGTCTGACGCGTCAACAGGGAGAAAAAGGGCCCTCTGGGGGAATAATGCCCAAGGATAGCAACACTGGAAAAAGTTTACCGTAATTTGAGGAACGAGGAGTTGCCTTCTTCCGTTCACTCCACGGAGGAACCTTTGAACTTGGCTAACAATTTATACAATGGGGCCAACAATGGTCACAGCTTAGGAACAAatcttctataataattaaCCATCCAAATTAACTTATGCAACATTTTACCTTTTCGGAGTCGATCAAGCCCTCTCACCTGATCGAGTTTTTCTTGAATGGGACGAATACCGTTTTCGCTAAAGACATGTCCCAAAAATTCAATCCTTGGTTTGCAAAACTCACTTTTCCCTACACTACAAGATAGATCATTATCCTTCAGAACTTGAAGAACATACTTGATGTGAATGTCTTTATGACAGCGTCACATTGTTCAATTGCCTATTGTCTCGGACCATACACAAGGAACCGTCTGGCTTTTCCACCAAATGTATTGAGGACGACCaatttgattttgacatttGCAATGTTCCCGCTGAGATTAGTTTGGATATATCTGCCTTAACTATAGCTTCCTTCTCTGAAGTTATTCGACGAGTACGCGAGTAACAAGGACTCCCTGTTGTGAAGATCTCGTGTTTGACAACATGACGAGGCTCAGAATGGAACTCCTTCTCAGACTGAGGGGTAGCAAATTTGGTACATAGTTTATTGGTGAACTTACATCGCTCTTCTATTGTTGTCAGCACTTCGTTACGTCGTAACATTCTACATTCCATATTGACAGACAATCTGAAATTGCCTAGGAAACCGGCACCAATGACACCGTATTCTATGTTTGCCATAACAAACTCCCATTCAACCCGGCCAACAGGCTTGAAtttgatcaataatttaatcaaactagATGTTTCTACTGGAGCTCCGTAGGCAGCAACAAGCTTGGGAGGCACTCGATCAATATAGCTGGAATGTGATGTTTTCGGAACTATTGACCGCTGAGATACAGTATCGATGAGGAACCGTTTTTCATTACAAGTGAcatataaaagattatttggTATTGATCTGAGTCTATACTTGATGAACTGCAGATTTTTAACGTCGAGTTGGATACTCGATGTCTGATCCGTTTTTTGAACTGTCTCGCACTTAGTTTCTTGTTTACCCATTTCCAATGGTAGAAACATTCCATCCGTTTACCACTAGGGCAAAATGAAGAAGGCTCTCGATGGTACTAAGGATACTAGGGTATTCTGATGCCGTCGCATTGTATTTGACAATCCTTATAAAGtctgacaaattattattagcaAACAGCATGGACAATCCAGCTCTTTGGCCCCCCCGGAAGACTCCTTTAGAGGATTTGTTTGATGATCCCCCCACGGATGTTGGAGAGGTAACTCCTCACAAGGATCATAATTTCGCCGACAAAATGATTTTGAGGGGCTTCGATCAgctgttttgaaattttatattcatccaGGATGTTTACCTTCATATCAGAATAGGGACTGCTGCTTGGGGTATCATCATATTCATTATCAAAGAAATCCAGGACTCCTTCGTCAATCACCGATAGTAGTTAATTATACCTTTTAGACTCCTCGGTGAAACGATACAAATTGAATTGCGCTtcttttctacatatttttactgGCAAAGCCGCAAGTCATATTAAACTCTcctattgtaatttatattagcCATTCCCGGCAAAacaaattagaatattttgcaacaaaaacAACCATTagatttatgttttgttttattggTGAAACAATGCATCTATTTATTATTCTCTCACAAgtctctaaaaaaactaaaattgtaaacattgTACTTCATAGGAGATTACATGTGCCGCCCCGGATCCCTCccatttaagaataaatatagtttgaacttcacttattaaaaataaaggataatttataattcttatatttcTACTTTTCTGCTCTCCTGTAAAATTGGATTAAAGTCAGAAACATTGTTTTATCAGACAAAGGGCAGTCAGGCGCGTCCAAAGGAATCTTTACATttgttacgggcaatgtggaaaatcgtgcattttataaaatacccATAATGTGTACAATGCCCGTAAGATGtacaatgtgcaaaatgcctgGCAATctgtaaaatttttaataaagtgaTCAAtggtaatttgaatttaatttacaatgtcaggtaaaatgattgtgagtaatttgattattaaactaTTCGtggcaagcaatttgatcatgaaggatatgattaaaatacaatttaattgcaagcaatttgataatctagttcAGGGTGGAATACAGCCAACATTGCTGCCCGCCAAATGTTTAGATGTGGCCCAcaactcattctcacttcaagtagcattttttacaaaaattatcacaatatcatcaaaacgcatGGAACACTAATAACACAATGCACAGCATTTTTCCCCCCAGGCTGAAacccaaatttattattttttttatttaagctgtagaacacaaatatgaacattaaaactttcaatttatgAAGGGTTGgtctttaaagccttttttttaaaatcaagttaataaggtataactaagattcagtgccatatttcgatatgaaaaaacgatatatatgaaaatcaaagaaaataataaattgataaaaacatttcagtatttaaaaaaggaattatttattacgttatcttgattgtatttaaaacaaaatttatattactactATTACTTACTTATTACttagatcttttttattttttcttcaaatgctttatatcatagatgaacttatacaatataccttatatttccattttaaaaaattgctttaaaaaaggtcaatttagATTGATTTAGggttaattatgtttataatacttattaaaaactttttttaagttgcgtgaatatagattacaataatattccgaggaacaatttaattaaataagagtCTATATTCTACTCATTGCATAATTAATATGTCAtgggattaaaacaagttaatagaTGCCTTATATtcacgggttgtgcaagtgaacctcTGGTgcaaaagatatattaataaccACTGCTACTGCTTCCTTGAGAATCATAGACTCttttcaatatcctataataaaCTCCAACCCATGTATTGTGCAAGTGAATTGCTGGTCGAAAAGGTGGGGCATTAGCCACCCTCGCCGCTTTAATGAGCattaaggaccccttctaatagtTTATAATTGGCACACTCTTTTACTctgtaattcataaaaatgtcattaaattctctagatgtttaagaaagttgtgtttttaaattgaaatatcctattttattaGATCCAGTGTTAATTTCATCAGCTATTTCCTGTTTCGTCTCGCCGTCGTCTCGTTCTCGTCTTTTTTCGTCTCGTCTTCGTCATAATATTGTCTTCGTTAGACATCgtcataattatcttttattttgtcttcGTTAGAGTTTCGACTTGGTCAAagtttcgtcttcgtcagaatttcaaatatattgtaatggataaaaaacgtctaagtcaattatacgtagtatatcttcattaaacattttgc from Lepeophtheirus salmonis chromosome 1, UVic_Lsal_1.4, whole genome shotgun sequence includes these protein-coding regions:
- the LOC121116218 gene encoding uncharacterized protein, translated to MGKQETKCETVQKTDQTSSIQLDVKNLQFIKYRLRSIPNNLLYVTCNEKRFLIDTVSQRSIVPKTSHSSYIDRVPPKLVAAYGAPVETSSLIKLLIKFKPVGRVEWEFVMANIEYGVIGAGFLGNFRLSVNMECRMLRRNEVLTTIEERCKFTNKLCTKFATPQSEKEFHSEPRHVVKHEIFTTGSPCYSRTRRITSEKEAIVKADISKLISAGTLQMSKSNWSSSIHLVEKPDGSLCMVRDNRQLNNVTLS
- the cpb gene encoding F-actin-capping protein subunit beta, which produces MTDQQLDCALDLMRRLPPQKIEKNLSDLIDLVPNLCEDLLSSVDQPLKIARDKKVGKDYLLCDYNRDGDSYRSPWTNTYDPPLEDGAIPSERLRKLEIEANAAFDLYREMYFEGGVSSVYLWDLENGFAGVILIKKAGDGSKKIKGCWDSIHVVEVGEKSSGRTAHYKLTSTSMLWLQTHRSGSGTMNLGGSLTRQVEHDFPVSESSPHIANIGRMVEDMENKIRNTLNEIYFSKTRDIVHGLRSTRTLEDEKAQEEFRKELLGYLQTK